The Anaerolineae bacterium genome includes a window with the following:
- a CDS encoding sulfite exporter TauE/SafE family protein — protein sequence MSPGIFLLLMVAGFVAGFVNTLAGSGSLVSLPALMLAGLPANVANGTNRISILLQSLTSSGEFRRLRVLDLRGSLYLGLPATLGAVVGAQIAVSVPEDIMRKVIGLVMLAMLGSIIFNPEQWIKGRVQKMEKSPGWKELLIFFAIGVYGGFIQAGVGIFLLAGLVLGVGYDLVRANAVKMAIVLIYTTVALLIFAGNHQVEWKSGLVLALGSMIGAWVATRFSVEWGAVWVRRFLILVVLFSVVYLFGLFKI from the coding sequence ATGAGCCCCGGCATTTTCTTGCTCCTGATGGTAGCAGGTTTTGTGGCGGGATTTGTAAACACCTTAGCTGGCAGCGGCTCACTCGTTTCCCTTCCCGCCCTTATGCTGGCGGGTCTTCCGGCCAACGTGGCCAATGGCACCAACAGGATATCCATCCTTCTACAGAGCCTCACCAGTTCCGGTGAGTTCAGGAGGCTGCGGGTTTTAGACCTCAGAGGTTCTCTCTACCTTGGCCTCCCTGCTACCTTAGGAGCCGTTGTGGGAGCTCAAATTGCCGTCAGTGTGCCTGAAGATATTATGCGCAAGGTTATAGGATTGGTGATGCTGGCCATGCTGGGGTCCATTATCTTCAACCCCGAGCAGTGGATAAAGGGGAGAGTTCAAAAGATGGAAAAGAGCCCCGGCTGGAAAGAGCTCCTTATATTTTTCGCCATAGGTGTTTATGGAGGTTTCATACAAGCAGGGGTGGGCATTTTCCTGCTGGCGGGGCTTGTTCTGGGGGTGGGTTACGACCTTGTAAGGGCCAATGCGGTAAAGATGGCTATCGTTCTAATCTATACCACCGTAGCTCTCCTGATATTTGCCGGAAACCATCAGGTTGAATGGAAATCCGGTTTAGTCTTGGCGCTGGGAAGTATGATAGGGGCCTGGGTGGCGACCCGTTTCAGTGTTGAGTGGGGTGCCGTTTGGGTGCGCCGGTTCCTTATCCTGGTTGTTTTATTTTCTGTCGTTTATCTTTTTGGTTTATTCAAAATTTAA
- a CDS encoding guanylate kinase — MGQGSPLLVIISGPSGAGKDSVIRRMRELGFPFHFVVTMTTRPPRPDEVNGKDYFFVSEEEFESLLRRNGFLENALVYGYRYGVPKEQVKKALESGKDVIMRVDVQGARTLRRLIPDAVFIFLIPASEEELARRLRARHTEGEEALKTRLATAREEMMSIGEFDYVVVNADGHLDEAVQDIIAIITAEKCRTKPRRISL; from the coding sequence ATGGGTCAGGGAAGCCCCCTCTTGGTCATAATATCTGGCCCATCGGGAGCCGGGAAGGATAGCGTCATCCGGAGGATGAGGGAGCTCGGGTTCCCTTTCCATTTCGTGGTTACCATGACAACGCGTCCTCCTCGCCCCGATGAAGTGAACGGCAAGGATTACTTTTTCGTTTCAGAAGAAGAGTTTGAAAGCCTTCTCCGGAGAAATGGTTTTCTGGAGAATGCTCTGGTTTACGGATACCGCTATGGTGTTCCGAAAGAGCAAGTGAAGAAGGCTCTGGAGAGTGGCAAAGACGTAATAATGAGGGTAGATGTGCAGGGGGCCAGAACCCTGCGCCGCCTTATCCCCGATGCTGTTTTTATCTTTCTGATTCCCGCTTCGGAAGAGGAACTGGCCCGAAGGCTGAGGGCGCGCCACACAGAAGGGGAAGAGGCATTGAAAACAAGGCTCGCCACGGCCAGGGAGGAAATGATGAGCATCGGAGAATTTGATTACGTAGTAGTCAACGCCGATGGCCACTTGGACGAAGCTGTCCAGGATATAATAGCCATAATAACCGCTGAGAAGTGCCGGACTAAGCCG
- a CDS encoding Mth938-like domain-containing protein — translation MIEHYEFGRIVIGGKSYSSDVIIYPDRVDSEWWREEGHRLSPVDLWDVVQAKPEILVVGTGYSGVMEVPAETIRYLEEKGIKVLVYRTGEAWKIYNQLLKEGKKVVAALHLTC, via the coding sequence ATGATTGAGCATTATGAGTTCGGCCGCATCGTGATCGGTGGGAAAAGTTATTCTTCTGATGTTATCATTTATCCTGATCGCGTTGATTCCGAATGGTGGAGGGAAGAAGGCCACAGGCTTTCCCCTGTAGACCTCTGGGATGTGGTTCAGGCTAAGCCGGAAATCCTGGTGGTGGGCACAGGCTATTCAGGGGTGATGGAAGTCCCAGCCGAAACCATCCGCTACCTGGAAGAAAAGGGGATAAAAGTGCTGGTGTACCGGACGGGAGAAGCCTGGAAGATATACAATCAGCTTTTGAAAGAAGGGAAAAAGGTGGTAGCTGCCCTCCACCTTACCTGTTGA
- the gcvPB gene encoding aminomethyl-transferring glycine dehydrogenase subunit GcvPB, with protein sequence MGEPLIFELSSPGRRAFTLPALDVPPSDLPEEYLRDELPLPEVSEVDVVRHYLRLSQLNYAVDKGFYPLGSCTMKYNPKVNEEAASLPGFTRIHPYQDESTVQGALKLMYELQEYLKEIGGFAGVSLQPAAGAHGEFSGVLMMRAYHWARGDTKRHKVLIPDSAHGTNPASSAMSGCTVVEIKSDERGNIDLEELKRHCDDTLIGLMLTNPNTLGLFEEQILEVARIVHEAGGLLYGDGANLNAMLGITKPGDLGFDVLHFNLHKTFSTPHGGGGPGAGPVGASEKLVDFLPGPIVAKEGEKYKFVWPPKSIGRIKAFYGNFLVFIKAYVYIRMMGAEGLKEVAENAVLNANYLRVRLKEVYPLPYDRLCKHEFVLSGKLPDAPGIRTIDIAKRLIDYGFHPPTIYFPLIVPEAIMIEPTETESKETLDAFVEALFKIAQEGKENPELLHQAPHTAPVRRLDEVRAARQPKLRWTG encoded by the coding sequence ATGGGCGAGCCTTTAATTTTTGAGCTGAGTTCACCCGGCCGAAGGGCCTTTACTCTTCCCGCTTTAGATGTTCCTCCCTCGGATTTACCTGAAGAGTACCTCCGGGACGAACTGCCCTTACCCGAGGTTTCCGAGGTAGATGTAGTGCGCCATTACCTCCGGCTTTCCCAGCTCAATTACGCTGTGGATAAAGGGTTTTACCCCCTCGGTAGCTGTACTATGAAATACAACCCCAAAGTGAATGAGGAAGCTGCTTCCCTGCCAGGTTTCACCCGCATTCACCCCTATCAGGATGAGTCCACAGTCCAGGGCGCTTTGAAGTTAATGTACGAACTCCAGGAATACCTTAAGGAAATCGGGGGCTTTGCTGGTGTTAGCCTTCAGCCTGCAGCCGGAGCTCACGGAGAATTCAGCGGCGTACTGATGATGAGAGCCTACCACTGGGCCAGAGGAGACACAAAACGCCACAAAGTCCTCATCCCCGACTCGGCCCATGGAACAAACCCCGCTTCTTCAGCCATGAGCGGCTGCACTGTGGTGGAGATAAAATCCGACGAAAGAGGAAATATTGACCTGGAAGAGCTCAAGCGCCACTGCGATGATACCCTCATAGGCTTGATGCTCACCAACCCGAACACCCTTGGCCTCTTTGAGGAACAGATTCTGGAGGTGGCCAGAATTGTCCATGAAGCAGGCGGGCTCCTTTACGGAGATGGAGCCAACCTCAACGCCATGTTAGGGATAACGAAGCCCGGAGATCTGGGCTTTGACGTCCTCCACTTTAACCTCCATAAAACTTTTTCCACTCCCCACGGGGGCGGGGGACCTGGAGCTGGCCCTGTGGGGGCTTCGGAGAAACTGGTGGATTTCCTGCCAGGTCCTATCGTGGCTAAGGAAGGAGAAAAATATAAATTTGTCTGGCCTCCCAAATCTATCGGCAGAATCAAAGCCTTTTACGGTAACTTCCTGGTCTTCATCAAGGCATATGTATACATCCGGATGATGGGAGCTGAAGGCCTCAAAGAAGTAGCCGAGAACGCGGTGCTCAACGCTAATTACTTGAGGGTTCGCCTCAAAGAAGTTTACCCACTGCCCTACGACCGCCTCTGCAAACATGAGTTTGTCCTCTCCGGCAAGCTCCCCGATGCGCCCGGTATTAGAACGATAGACATTGCTAAACGGCTTATAGATTACGGCTTCCATCCCCCAACTATTTACTTCCCCCTCATAGTTCCCGAAGCCATAATGATTGAGCCCACCGAAACTGAAAGCAAGGAAACGCTGGATGCTTTTGTGGAAGCCCTCTTTAAGATCGCGCAGGAAGGCAAAGAGAATCCAGAACTTTTACATCAGGCACCCCATACTGCTCCAGTCCGGAGGCTTGACGAGGTAAGAGCAGCCCGCCAGCCCAAACTGCGGTGGACGGGTTAA